In a single window of the Nicotiana tomentosiformis chromosome 10, ASM39032v3, whole genome shotgun sequence genome:
- the LOC104102731 gene encoding late blight resistance protein R1-A-like: MFLDKDLSKLRHDFFKFRPSNIDDVSRDRLEFFLWELNFLEGFLSLQSFTFVDVPQKMKEIWKKSITVQQATLQIIFSGSDREWSADPNFDPFAYDVPTEIWKTKLEFRSKYSFPDISSIAIPANKDDIPPRKFLMEFIDVVIENLNVLVQIDDPCSLLYVPEPKEQLKEVLKELNLLRFFVCFVSNKCTEPAQSGHTFFTHVLIASSHAAMVAWLYLPIHGKENQDVAPGEMNALFSNLLQMNIRPIQPGIRKIYTDVLCALKSIIQPGWHPNIQNKHVTESEFMEAPAHNLMKLPTVSNPSGTVSSNDQMAILQDMLSLMRANLIHLPILGREFHCQDMDTVIVDAGLLIYSIYDSEGEKEGMTMEDVNQALGLDLPGNIQPVKAMIYLIIRKAFQSNLPRIHGLGYVDFFLNNLKEFQSRHSDSLAFVMNQLQIIQKELESLQPFLKTVSQDQHNKLKIFQDCATQLISKAYEVEYVVDACISKEVPDWCLERWLLEIIEEITCIKAEIEEIQEKKMCSSVLDDTNTATNHKSSQWVKTPMVNQPIVGLEDMRNELRDKLTKGCRELDVISIIGMPGLGKTTLAQNLYSDGSVVEHFDILAQCCVSQVYKRIDLLLAILNDAIGESPSISTEADVAEKLQKTLKAKRYLILIDDVWEASAWDDLRPCFYDAKNGSRILLTTRHLALANYATSVSKPVHLRILSKDESWELLKSKVIGEERCSLSLEKVGRLVATKCGGLPLSIVLVAGILARMAKNEESWKQVATTLSSHIHGDSKAIVEQSYQDLPCHLKPCFLYFGAFLEDRVINVSKLTRLWTSEGFLKSCEGKRLEDIAEGYLENLMGRNLVMDAKRSSDGKVEACRLHDVLLEFCKEKAAEENLLLWIIRDHNANPSSCIYSHKQHVQRRLAFCEVDNLEEWSSSCSHVGSILFRSNTDFFARISVPKPAFAISRILRNFKFLKVLDLEQNVVIDSFPTELVYLRYIYAETKQKSIPTSISNLWNLETLILKSWGQMLLPVTLRKMSKLRHVHISHFFIINNAEKLLEDSSKFYDLDTISQPYFSCVEDVELMLRKAPNIRELECKFKGVCSSLFPVLDCSAQLVTLHIIGEVLELQHRYPVCISASNLKILKLSVFRLGHEHLSNIGQLQNLQVLELLAIEFDDEKWEVSDDEFPGLNVLKLMFCRSLEEWAVSDDAFPSLERLFLRGLENLKKIPSCFEDISSLKSIEVRECNESVVNAARDIREKIVEEYQIADFKLFIK; encoded by the exons ATGTTTTTAGACAAAGATTTGTCTAAACTGAGACATGACTTTTTTAAATTTCGACCCTCTAACATCGATGATGTTTCAAGGGATCGATTGGAGTTCTTTCTATGGGAGTTAAATTTCCTGGAGGGTTTTCTCAGTCTGCAGAGCTTCACCTTCGTAGATGTCCCGCAGAAAATGAAAGAAATTTGGAAGAAATCCATAACAGTACAGCAGGCTACTCTCCAAATTATCTTTTCTGGTTCTGACAGGGAGTGGTCCGCTGATCCAAATTTTGATCCCTTTGCCTATGACGTGCCAACGGAAATTTGGAAGACTAAGCTCGAATTTAGATCAAAATACTCCTTTCCCGATATATCATCAATAGCAATTCCAGCCAACAAGGATGATATTCCTCCCCGCAAATTTCTAATGGAATTCAtcgatgttgttatagagaatcTCAATGTTTTAGTGCAGATTGATGATCCTTGTTCGCTACTTTATGTTCCGGAACCAAAGGAACAATTAAAAGAGGTtttgaaggagttgaatttgcTGAGGTTTTTCGTTTGCTTTGTTTCAAACAAATGCACAGAGCCAGCTCAAAGCGGACATACTTTCTTCACTCACGTTTTAATTGCGTCCAGCCACGCAGCAATGGTTGCATGGTTGTATTTGCCCATCCATGGCAAGGAAAATCAAGACGTGGCTCCTGGTGAAATGAATGCTTTGTTTTCTAATCTCCTGCAAATGAATATTAGGCCCATTCAGCCAGGTATTCGCAAAATTTATACAGATGTCCTGTGCGCTTTGAAGTCGATTATACAACCAGGATGGCATCCCAATATTCAAAATAAGCATGTAACTGAAAGTGAATTTATGGAGGCTCCCGCACACAATTTGATGAAGCTACCCACTGTTAGTAATCCTAGTGGGACAGTTTCTTCAAATGATCAAATGGCAATCCTTCAGGATATGCTCAGCCTTATGAGAGCCAATCTCATCCATCTGCCAATACTAGGTCGTGAGTTTCATTGTCAAGATATGGACACTGTTATTGTTGATGCCGGACTTCTAATTTACTCTATATATGACAGTGAGGGGGAGAAAGAAGGCATGACGATGGAGGATGTTAACCAAGCACTTGGTCTTGATCTTCCGGGAAACATTCAGCCTGTCAAAGCCATGATATACCTCATCATTCGAAAGGCGTTTCAATCTAACTTGCCGAGGATTCATGGACTAGGCTATGTTGATTTCTTTTTAAACAACTTGAAGGAGTTCCAGAGCCGCCATTCAGATTCCCTCGCTTTTGTCATGAACCAACTTCAAATAATTCAGAAGGAACTTGAGAGCTTGCAACCTTTTCTAAAGACTGTTTCACAAGACCAACACAATAAGCTCAAGATATTTCAAGATTGTGCTACACAGTTGATTAGCAAAGCATATGAGGTGGAATATGTGGTTGATGCTTGTATAAGCAAAGAAGTTCCTGACTGGTGTCTTGAGCGTTGGCTCCTCGAAATCATAGAGGAGATTACTTGTATCAAAGCAGAGATAGAAGAGATTCAAGAAAAGAAAATGTGTAGTTCAGTACTAGATGATACCAATACTGCCACTAATCATAAGTCATCACAATGGGTTAAGACTCCAATGGTGAATCAACCAATTGTTGGTCTCGAGGACATGAGGAACGAATTGAGAGACAAACTAACAAAAGGATGCCGAGAACTAGATGTTATCTCTATTATCGGTATGCCTGGCCTAGGTAAGACAACTTTGGCCCAAAACCTCTATTCTGATGGTTCAGTTGTTGAACACTTTGATATTCTTGCACAATGCTGTGTGTCTCAAGTGTATAAACGTATCGATTTGCTTTTGGCCATTCTGAACGATGCCATTGGCGAAAGCCCTAGCATCTCTACTGAAGCTGATGTAGCAGAAAAGCTTCAGAAAACTTTGAAGGCAAAAAGATATCTTATCCTTATTGATGATGTGTGGGAAGCTAGTGCGTGGGATGATTTAAGGCCTTGCTTCTATGATGCCAAAAATGGAAGCAGAATCCTTCTAACAACGCGGCATCTTGCACTTGCCAATTATGCTACATCTGTTAGTAAACCTGTTCATCTCCGAATATTGAGCAAAGATGAAAGCTGGGAGTTACTAAAATCTAAAGTAATTGGTGAAGAAAGGTGCTCCCTTTCCCTTGAAAAAGTTGGGCGACTAGTAGCAACAAAGTGTGGAGGGCTTCCTCTTTCAATTGTTTTGGTGGCTGGTATTCTGGCAAGGATGGCGAAGAACGAAGAGAGTTGGAAACAAGTGGCTACAACTTTAAGTTCCCACATTCACGGCGATTCAAAGGCCATTGTGGAACAAAGTTATCAGGATTTACCATGTCATCTTAAGCCTTGCTTCCTTTATTTTGGAGCATTTTTAGAGGATAGAGTGATTAATGTTTCCAAGTTAACAAGATTATGGACCTCAGAAGGATTTCTAAAAAGTTGTGAAGGCAAGAGGTTGGAGGATATAGCCGAAGGTTACTTGGAGAATCTTATGGGAAGAAATCTAGTTATGGATGCTAAGAGGAGTTCAGATGGTAAGGTAGAAGCATGTCGCCTTCATGATGTATTGCTCGAGTTTTGCAAGGAAAAAGCAGCGGAGGAGAATCTTCTGCTATGGATAATACG GGATCACAATGCCAATCCTTCTTCCTGCATTTACTCTCATAAGCAGCATGTGCAACGTCGATTGGCCTTTTGTGAAGTGGATAATCTTGAAGAATGGAGCTCTTCTTGCTCACATGTTGGCTCAATACTTTTCAGGAGTAATACAGATTTCTTTGCCCGAATTTCCGTACCTAAACCCGCTTTCGCTATTTCACGCATCTTACGGAATTTCAAGTTTCTAAAAGTGTTGGATTTGGAGCAGAAcgttgttattgattcttttCCAACTGAGCTAGTTTACTTGAGATATATTTATGCAGAAACTAAGCAGAAGTCAATCCCAACGTCCATATCAAATCTTTGGAACCTTGAGACTTTGATATTAAAATCTTGGGGACAAATGTTGTTACCGGTTACTCTTAGGAAGATGAGTAAATTGAGACATGTGCATATTAGTCACTTCTTCATTATAAATAATGCGGAAAAGTTACTTGAGGACTCCTCAAAATTTTATGATTTGGACACTATTTCTCAGCCATATTTTTCTTGTGTCGAGGATGTTGAATTGATGTTGAGAAAAGCACCTAATATTCGGGAGCTGGAATGCAAATTCAAGGGTGTTTGCAGCTCTCTGTTCCCTGTATTGGATTGTTCAGCACAGCTTGTGACGCTACACATTATTGGTGAAGTCTTAGAGCTCCAACATCGGTATCCTGTATGCATCTCCGCATCAAATCTCAAAATATTGAAACTGTCCGTCTTTAGACTGGGCCACGAGCACTTATCAAACATTGGTCAGCTTCAGAACCTTCAGGTGCTAGAACTGCTAGCCATTGAATTTGACgatgaaaaatgggaagtgagcgATGACGAGTTTCCTGGACTCAACGTCTTGAAACTAATGTTTTGTCGCAGTCTTGAAGAATGGGCTGTTTCCGATGACGCATTTCCTAGCCTTGAACGCTTGTTTCTGCGTGGACTAGAAAATCTGAAGAAGATCCCTTCTTGTTTCGAAGATATCTCTTCTTTAAAGTCCATTGAGGTAAGGGAGTGCAACGAATCTGTTGTAAATGCAGCAAGGGATATCCGAGAAAAAATAGTTGAAGAATATCAAATTGCTGATTTCAAGCTCTTCATCAAGTAA